DNA from Thunnus maccoyii chromosome 5, fThuMac1.1, whole genome shotgun sequence:
taaaagtaccagtacagCAACAtcaaaatactccattacaagtaaaagtacataagtattatgagcttgatgtagttaaagtattgcagtaaaagtacataagtattatgagcttgatgtagttaaagtattgcagtaaaagtacataagtattatgagcttgatgtagttaaagtattgcagtaaaagtacataagtattatgagcttgatgtagttaaagtattgcagtaaaagtacataagtattatgagcttgatgtagttaaagtattgcagtaaaagtacataagtattatgagcttgatgtagttaaagtattgcagtaaaagtacataagtattatgagtttgatgtagttaaagtattgcagtaaaagtacataagtattatgagcttgatgtagttaaagtattgcagtaaaagtacataagtattatgagcttgatgtagttaaagtattgcagtaaaagtagtggtttggtccctctgactgatatattattatatatgacatcattagattattaatagtgaagcatcagtgttagagcagcatgttactgttgtagctgctggaggtggagctagtttacactactttatatacagttagctagtttagtccagtggttcccaacctaggggtggggcccctccaaagggtcagcagataaatctgaggggtcgtgagatgattaatctGCTAACCTGCACACTGAGCGTGTGCAGATCACGGTTCAGTCTGCAGCTCCGCTAGTTTAACCCTTTGTTCTACCTCTTGACTGTAGACAGAGCTGcattcccgcacatgctcagtggcgtctgctgTAAGAGGAACCTcttgatgctgttattagtctttgaagccgtttctaaacaaactaacgtgatgAAGGAACACGTCAGCCAGAGCAGCCGTGAGACTCAGATATcaggaatcagatatatcagagAGAACAACCTCTGAGGCTCCATATGTACAGATGcaccacatttacatacatataaatgtattaaaatgaacagatcagtctgtATTAAATGTAGTTTTATGTCATTAAGATAGTATTTTTTCTATTGCtgcattacagactgaataacatcatttactgcatctgtctgtcaatgagttgttttttgtgtaagTGGAGCTCTGAgttgagatgatgatgatgtcacactaCAGTCAGGTTCAGGTGtgttgagatgatgatgatgtcacagtacAGTCGGGCTCACGTGTGTtgagatgatgatgtcacagtacAGTCGGGTTCAGGTGtgttgagatgatgatgatgtcacagtacAGTCGGGTTCAGGTGtgttgagatgatgatgatgtcacagtacAGTCGGGTTCaggtgtgttgaagctgagctgctgatgTCAGCAGGTAGGATGGTCACACCGCGTCGTCCCAGCTGTGAGTTTGTTGTCTGAAGTCAGAACTTGTCGTACTTGTTGTTGATAAAGCCGCCGTGTCACAGTGCACTTCACTTCCTGTGGGAGGCTTCATACACGGTCCAGGTGTATGTTCGGGTTTGATCCTTCTGATGGAAAGCAGTTGATTGATTGAGTCAGACGGGGACGCCTGCTGGTCACCTGCTGGTCACCTGCTGGAACTGCTTCACACGGAGGAAGTGAAGCTGAGACGCCATGAAGTGTTTGCAGGTGAGTTTCAGTCGTCTGATGTGAATAATCTACAGCGTTCATGATGTGATGTCTCTCTGCTCCGCAGCTCCAGAGGTGATGAAGACGAGGACGACGTGTTTGTGGACCAAGAGAAGCGTGTCTCTGTTAACGTGGCGTCGCGGCTGGAGATCGgaggtggcggcggcggcgtgcAGGCGAGCTGGAGCCCGCTGACTGGAGATCAGCTGGAGGCCATGTGTCAGGAAGCCCACAGAGTGGCCGACCAGCTGCAGAACAGCGAGCCGAGTCCGCCGCACGTCCCGGACGACCGGACCGCCGCCAACGTGATCACAGACTCCACGACCAACAGGGAACAGTTTGTCCAGGACGCTGACGCCAAACTGGACCTGTTTGGTCAGCCAGCCACGGCGCTCAGCCCCGTCAAACGCCAGACCTTCTGTGTGCAGGACAGTCCCATGAAGCAGCTGCCGCCCGCCATCCAGCGCCGCCTGCAGAGAGGAAGCAGCTCCACCGCAGCTCCATCCACCCGCTCTGCTTCATCCACCGCAGCTTCATCCACCCGCTCTGCTCCATCCTCCCGCTCTGCTTCATCCACCGCAGCTTCATCCTCCCGCTCTGCCTCCACCGCCAGACTCAGCACCTCCAGCTCGGAGGCGAAGCCCAGGACGGCGCTGCGAGGGAAGGCCGTGCTGGGCGTCGGCGTCGTGCTGCCGAGCAAACTGGCCGTCCCTTCAACTTCCTGTTCGGGCAACAAGAGCAGAGTGGAGAGAACCAGACTGCAACCGCCGAGCAAagtatgagttttttttttttttttttacttcttcagtctataaaacagcaaacatgaCGACGTCGTCTGGCCGAGGAATCACACAGAGATGTGATTAAAGCtaataagtggaccttgagaTATTGATTTATCATGTGACCTGCTGCAGGGTCCCTGACCCTCAGTTTGGGAACCATTGAGATGAATCAGACGTTGATGTTGTTTGTTGACTTCCTGTTGCAGGCGGCGGCGGCGGGTGGGAGGCGGAGCCCGAGCTCTCGTCCATCCAGTCGGGCGGGGTCGTACGAGGATCTTCTCTCCGATTCGACGAGCGTGGCCTCTGACGTCAGCGACTCCTCCCTCAACTCCAGCACGCTGGGAAAGCGCATGTTGGCTCCGCCCACCAAGGTAACACACCTGtcctctgattggttcatcATACGCCGCTCCTTTAAGTAGATTATTACAGAAATCCTGatttcttttcctccatcaGAGGAACCTATCAGGTGTGAAAGCTCCGCCCCCTCAGAGCAGGAGGGTGACGGAGAGGAAGAACACATCCTCGTCTTCATCTTCATCGCCGGCTGCAGGTACGACTCTTCATCCCGCCGACAAATAGAACGTGTTGGTGAAAACGTCTCTACAGGTGTCGCGTCTCCTTCGCAGGTAAACTGAACGCTTCTCTGAGCCGGCGTCTGAGCAGCTGCGCCGGCCCCGCCCCCAGCAGCGTCAGCAGACCCGCCAATCAGAACAGACCACGCCGCTCCACCGTCTACGCCGCCGCAGAGCCTTCCGCCGCCGCCGGCCGCCGCTCCCTGTCCACGCAGGCCAGGAAGCCGTCTGAGGCCGACAGGTCCACGCCGCTGAAGAGAGCTGAGGCCACGCCCCTCCAGCCCACACCCGCCAGAAGAGTTTCAGAGAGGTCCGCCTCCATCCCCGCCCCCGCCTCAGCCCGGCGGCAGAGCGTGCTGAAGGCCCTCGCCCCCCCGACACCCAGTGGAGGAGTCAGAGCAGTTCGCCATGGAGACGGTAAGAGacgctgatgatgtcacagctgcTTATTCTGTCATCAGatcatattttattgattaattgattagttgttgtGCGGCGTTCAAACTCTCAGAGTCTTCAAAACCTAAAACCTTTAAATCcagatgatcaaaatagttgacgaATCGTTACAGCTCCAGACATCAGTTTACATTCTTTCAACCAATCACAGGACAGGAACAGGTGCTCACacagctggtccaccttaaagcTCCGTCCACCTTAACTGAGGCTGGTCAGGTCAGGCTAACCTGTTGTTGCTAACTTTAGAGCTAACGGCCTTCACTTCTGCAGCTGTTGGTGAAACAACAGACGGATGTTAATAGTAACCTGTTGAACAGCAGATAGAAACACTGTTGTTATCAATGAAAGTGATTCTCTGATacgtctgactgactgtctgactgactgtctgactgactgtctgactgtctgactgactgtcttcAGGTGTTTCAGGTATTTTGTCTCCAGACGTCTCAGAGACGTTGAAGCCAAAGCGTCTGATGTCAGCGAGCGGCGTGGACAGGTCAGTGACATCACACTCAGATTTAAACGCTGTTAACATGCAGTCGTTGGTTACCATGGTAATCTCGACCCAGCTTTATGATACAGGAACACCTTTAAAACCTGTAACTCTGCATCCTGTAAAGTGATCTGCCTTCCTCTCCCGTAGTCTTCCTCAGAAGCCTGCGGGTCTTCTGACGCCCTCTGCTGGCGCCTGCAGGTCGCTGCAGGTGAAGGCGCGTCGTCCTTCGGCCCTCCCCACGCCGCTGAGACGCAGGATGTCCGCCATCCCCTTAGCCACGCCCACCAACCAGACCCGCCCCGCAAGGCCGCCGCCCACCTCTGACTCTGACTCCGCCTCTGCCAGCAGCGCGAGCAGCTGCAGGTGAGATGCTGTCGACCAATAGAAAAGCTGCAGATCACCTGCCTGTTTCCTTGACGACACACGCAGACGTCTCACTTTTTAttggtgtgtgtggttgtttgtGTGAAGCCCCGCCCCCCCAGACACGCAGGAGGCGGAGCCTGTCGATGCCCCGGACATCCAGCCCTTCTgtctggaggaagaggaggagcccCCGGCTGCCCCGCCCCCCGCCGCTCCACAgcctgaccaatcagagagcacGGATACCGGAGAGCTgagtcagagccaatcagagccgAGCAGAAACCTGATCGAACTGGAGACAactgaggagaagaagaatcaggaggtcagaggtcacacacatgcacacgcacacacacacacacacacatagagagacacacacacacacacacacgcacacgcacatacacacacacacacacacacacgcacacacacacgcacacgcacgcacatacacacacagttatcCAGGGTTGATGGTGActatttcttcatttcttggttaattcattttccttttgtttgtttgtttatttgtgtgtgtgtgtgtgtgtgtgagtgtgacacaaacaggaagtagacccatttttaaaagaacagCTTCACGGTGCTGAACTCAGAGAGTCCACAGAGATGTTTAACCAAAATATTCAGTCTGGTTTATTTGATCCATGAACATCTTTATCCAACTGAGAGCtgattcctcctcctcctcctcacagatCTTCATCAGTGTAACGTTCTCTTGGTTCTCCTCCTCAGGTTCTCCTGGTggatcttcctcctcctcctcctcctcacagatCTTCATCAGTGTAACGTTCTCTTGGTTCTCCTCCTCAGGTTCTCCTGGTggatcttcctcctcctgctctgcaGCCTCAGGAGAAGCTTCTGATCGACCTGACCAACACTCCCGACCCGCTCCGGACCAGCAACAAGACCTGCACTACGACCCAGGTACCTGACCCCCTCACCTGGTGACATCACACACAGAACTTATGATGTCACAGCACTGACATGTGAACACGTGTCCGAAAGTTTGTGGACGGCTGTTTACTGTGGTTCCAAATCTTAATAAAGCAGCACAACAGAagcatagagagagagagagcggtggggcgagctagagagtgaatgaggagagagagcggtggagcgagctagagagtgaatgaggagagagagcggtggagcgagctagagagtgaatgaggagagagagcggtggagcgagctagagagtgaatgaggagagagagcggtggagcgagctagagagagaatgaggagagagagcggTGGtggagcgagctagagagtgaatgaggagagagagcggtggagcgagctagagagtgaatgaggagagagagcggTGGAGCGAGCTAGAGGgtgaatgaggagagagagcggTGGTGGAGCGAGCTAGAGTgtgaatgaggagagagagcggtggagcgagctagagagtgaatgaggagagagagcggtggagcgagctagagagtgaatgaggagagagagcggtggagcgagctagagagtgaatgaggagagagacagaaaacccACTCAGCAGCTGATTTACTGGGGACAGACGCTCTGCTTTTCACTCATTCATcacatccattcattcattcattcattcattcattcattcattcattcattcattcatccatctatccattcattcatccattcattcagatcTCCTGAGTGTAAACTGACTCTCTGctctcagatgtgatgaaacaaacaggaacGTTTAGTTCTTCTGGTGGAAACGGAGGGAACCTTCctctgtccacatacttttggccgtGCAGCGTACCTGTCCTCAcctgatgatgaaaatattcatgttgtttgtttttcatcagtcaCAGTAAACACATTCCTCtcagctgttgtttgttgttgtttgtttgaacagCTGATTGATCTGAGTTCTCCGCTCATCAAGTGGAGTCCagaagacaaaaaggaaaacaacaacaacgctCTGCTCATCAACCTGTCCTTCTGACCCGCACCtcctcaacaacaacaacaacaacaataacaataataataataataacactctTACTGAAGCAGTTTGATGTCtctaaatgatgatgatgatgatgatgatgatgaaggttttCTGCACCTGATTGTACTTTGATTTGTCTCGCTGCTCTGaataaatgttgtaaatgttgaTTCTTAgtgtttatttgctgctgaATTCAGTCAAACAACAACGTGaggaaaataacaataataacaactaTTAGAAcacatcaaattaaaaacacGTCCAGTAAGAAGCAGCTCCAGTGAGACTGGGACCAACATGGAAACCAGTTTGTTTTTTAGGGAATGGTTCCAGCTCGTCTTCATCAGGAGCTTTGATGTTATTTCTCATAAATCTTGTGTCAGTAGAAAGTGAATCTACATGACGTTGATGCTGTTCAACACTTTCATCTGTCAatcatattaataaattaattcataGAAATAAAGAACAAAGTGTTAAAATCTGACGTTGATTCTTTCTGACgttttataatgaaaataatttaaagtttaagaCTAAAACAAGTCTTTGATTATTAAGAAGTTCTCTGATCTACTGACTGTTGCAGCTCCAGTTTTACCTtcataaatattataaaacCTTTATAAATGTGTCGTCTTGTGTTTCTGCCTTCAGTATAAAAGTCTACTTCCTGTTTGATTCCTGAGCTTTCAACATCtgttaaagtgttttaaagagtttttctttatttgaatcGAAGGTCTGAAGACAAACGATGCTGTAAAAAcctcatttttattattgagctgtaatataaatatataaatatacatatttatattgtttCAGTCTTAACGGCTGTAAACTGGTTCAAAGTTCAGTAACTCAGTGAGTTTATGACTGTGATccttcctgaataaataaagattattattattaatattaataaacatacTGAACACAATCAGTAATATAACTCATAACTGCTGGAATTATTTACAAAGTGCctgaaaaaaagtcagtttatttaaatatattttattttcctgttgttACTTCCTGGAagtttataacaataatataactgATGACTCGTTAATCAGCAGAATCAATAAATGATGAATATATTCATTAATATATAAACTAACAATAGAATCGGAGATTTTCCAGCCAGATTTTgctaaaatgacatttaatattttaaataaatcattttataacCAACATTACTGCCgatagaagaaaaaacatttgaaacttaAAGCCTTTTAATATCTTCTGAAGCATTTTAAGACTCTCAgtaacaaaatattaatattaatatttcattaacggctctgaaagaagaaga
Protein-coding regions in this window:
- the gtse1 gene encoding G2 and S phase-expressed protein 1 isoform X3 encodes the protein MCQEAHRVADQLQNSEPSPPHVPDDRTAANVITDSTTNREQFVQDADAKLDLFGQPATALSPVKRQTFCVQDSPMKQLPPAIQRRLQRGSSSTAAPSTRSASSTAASSTRSAPSSRSASSTAASSSRSASTARLSTSSSEAKPRTALRGKAVLGVGVVLPSKLAVPSTSCSGNKSRVERTRLQPPSKVAAAAGGRRSPSSRPSSRAGSYEDLLSDSTSVASDVSDSSLNSSTLGKRMLAPPTKRNLSGVKAPPPQSRRVTERKNTSSSSSSSPAAGKLNASLSRRLSSCAGPAPSSVSRPANQNRPRRSTVYAAAEPSAAAGRRSLSTQARKPSEADRSTPLKRAEATPLQPTPARRVSERSASIPAPASARRQSVLKALAPPTPSGGVRAVRHGDGVSGILSPDVSETLKPKRLMSASGVDSLPQKPAGLLTPSAGACRSLQVKARRPSALPTPLRRRMSAIPLATPTNQTRPARPPPTSDSDSASASSASSCSPAPPDTQEAEPVDAPDIQPFCLEEEEEPPAAPPPAAPQPDQSESTDTGELSQSQSEPSRNLIELETTEEKKNQEVLLVDLPPPALQPQEKLLIDLTNTPDPLRTSNKTCTTTQLIDLSSPLIKWSPEDKKENNNNALLINLSF
- the gtse1 gene encoding G2 and S phase-expressed protein 1 isoform X2, with translation MEGMDRGANSGVFFLPDEKFDFDVSLSPASSRGDEDEDDVFVDQEKRVSVNVASRLEIGGGGGGVQASWSPLTGDQLEAMCQEAHRVADQLQNSEPSPPHVPDDRTAANVITDSTTNREQFVQDADAKLDLFGQPATALSPVKRQTFCVQDSPMKQLPPAIQRRLQRGSSSTAAPSTRSASSTAASSTRSAPSSRSASSTAASSSRSASTARLSTSSSEAKPRTALRGKAVLGVGVVLPSKLAVPSTSCSGNKSRVERTRLQPPSKVAAAAGGRRSPSSRPSSRAGSYEDLLSDSTSVASDVSDSSLNSSTLGKRMLAPPTKRNLSGVKAPPPQSRRVTERKNTSSSSSSSPAAGKLNASLSRRLSSCAGPAPSSVSRPANQNRPRRSTVYAAAEPSAAAGRRSLSTQARKPSEADRSTPLKRAEATPLQPTPARRVSERSASIPAPASARRQSVLKALAPPTPSGGVRAVRHGDGILSPDVSETLKPKRLMSASGVDSLPQKPAGLLTPSAGACRSLQVKARRPSALPTPLRRRMSAIPLATPTNQTRPARPPPTSDSDSASASSASSCSPAPPDTQEAEPVDAPDIQPFCLEEEEEPPAAPPPAAPQPDQSESTDTGELSQSQSEPSRNLIELETTEEKKNQEVLLVDLPPPALQPQEKLLIDLTNTPDPLRTSNKTCTTTQLIDLSSPLIKWSPEDKKENNNNALLINLSF
- the gtse1 gene encoding G2 and S phase-expressed protein 1 isoform X1 → MEGMDRGANSGVFFLPDEKFDFDVSLSPASSRGDEDEDDVFVDQEKRVSVNVASRLEIGGGGGGVQASWSPLTGDQLEAMCQEAHRVADQLQNSEPSPPHVPDDRTAANVITDSTTNREQFVQDADAKLDLFGQPATALSPVKRQTFCVQDSPMKQLPPAIQRRLQRGSSSTAAPSTRSASSTAASSTRSAPSSRSASSTAASSSRSASTARLSTSSSEAKPRTALRGKAVLGVGVVLPSKLAVPSTSCSGNKSRVERTRLQPPSKAAAAGGRRSPSSRPSSRAGSYEDLLSDSTSVASDVSDSSLNSSTLGKRMLAPPTKRNLSGVKAPPPQSRRVTERKNTSSSSSSSPAAGKLNASLSRRLSSCAGPAPSSVSRPANQNRPRRSTVYAAAEPSAAAGRRSLSTQARKPSEADRSTPLKRAEATPLQPTPARRVSERSASIPAPASARRQSVLKALAPPTPSGGVRAVRHGDGVSGILSPDVSETLKPKRLMSASGVDSLPQKPAGLLTPSAGACRSLQVKARRPSALPTPLRRRMSAIPLATPTNQTRPARPPPTSDSDSASASSASSCSPAPPDTQEAEPVDAPDIQPFCLEEEEEPPAAPPPAAPQPDQSESTDTGELSQSQSEPSRNLIELETTEEKKNQEVLLVDLPPPALQPQEKLLIDLTNTPDPLRTSNKTCTTTQLIDLSSPLIKWSPEDKKENNNNALLINLSF